AATATGTCCAGGAGGCCATCAAGGAGACCTTCTCCGGAACCCTTGGCGAGAAGAACGCCAAGGCCGCTGAGGAAGCTTTCAACAAGACCGTTGTTTACGAGCTCTAATCTTCTCTTCCCTTCCTTAACCGAGGCGGGTGGTGGTAAAGTTGAACACCTTGTTTGGGGAAAAGAAAGCCCGGGCTGAAAAGCTCGTTTTCACCTCTGTGGAGCAGTATCCTGAGGCGCCGATAAGCCTCGGAACTACTCTCAGCAACTTTACCGGTGACTGGAGGACTTTCATCCCCATAGTCAACGAGGATAAGTGCGTCAAGTGCTACATCTGCTGGAAGTTCTGTCCCGAGCCGGCCATCTACATAAAGCCAGACGGTTACGTGGCAATAGACTACGACTACTGTAAGGGCTGTGGTATTTGCGCGAACGAGTGTCCGACCAACGCGATAACAATGGAGAAGGAGGAGAAGTGATATGGCCGAGTACAAGCCCATTAGAAAGGTTGTGAGTGGTAACTATGCAGCTGCTTACGCGGCACTCCATGCGAGAGTTCAGGTTGTTGCCGCTTATCCAATAACCCCCCAGACGAGCATTATAGAAAAGATAGCCGAGTTCATAGCCAACGGTGAGGCCGACATCCAGTACGTTC
The window above is part of the Thermococcus sp. genome. Proteins encoded here:
- a CDS encoding 3-methyl-2-oxobutanoate dehydrogenase subunit delta encodes the protein MNTLFGEKKARAEKLVFTSVEQYPEAPISLGTTLSNFTGDWRTFIPIVNEDKCVKCYICWKFCPEPAIYIKPDGYVAIDYDYCKGCGICANECPTNAITMEKEEK